The following coding sequences lie in one Arachis stenosperma cultivar V10309 chromosome 5, arast.V10309.gnm1.PFL2, whole genome shotgun sequence genomic window:
- the LOC130979882 gene encoding uncharacterized protein LOC130979882 isoform X2, translated as MASMVEENNGNAASQWAILGDDILNRITDRFDDIYDYARFGAVCKPWLSFSHRFYKHKHHLFRANHQLPLLVVPMQDHKEIRDNKSAQIELVLINPFASELEKSMIKLPPIQCDDGDRVMHMDEYGVNKAVLSKDPNDFPNDFEVIAIYGGTQTLTHYKSGNNFWSYPKPNKEIQTFADVIFYKGMAYAVDFHSWIVRIYRKRYKQRPGGNNSSPCYLRFKTINEGLSEYLWCNYSGNAYLVETSMGELLHVRRDYLTMEERIRKDVEIEEMRKRARAEYEARIQEDHDQLREEISKIMDELENQKVEEYVEPDLSKDIEQELHKFDKPHLSVNFTVFKLNLPLSRGQKNIETLNGEILFVGDNHSISVPSLRCPTLTPNSIYYTDDYVDVYFQNLAFGSCDTGVFNVENKKFGKHFVPSFSAKGMPPPIFVMPRYRCNAKRIV; from the exons ATGGCATCAATGGTGGAGGAAAACAACGGCAATGCTGCATCTCAATGGGCAATTCTTGGCGATGACATATTGAATAGGATCACAGATAGGTTTGATGATATCTATGACTATGCTCGATTCGGTGCAGTGTGCAAACCTTGGCTCTCTTTCTCCCATAGATTTTACAAGCACAAACACCATCTTTTCCGCGCAAATCATCAACTTCCTCTGCTGGTGGTTCCTATGCAAGACCACAAAGAAATTCGTG ATAACAAATCGGCGCAAATAGAACTGGTTCTCATAAACCCGTTTGCAAGCGAATTGGAAAAATCCATGATCAAACTGCCGCCAATTCAGTGCGATGATGGTGACCGAGTGATGCACATGGACGAGTATGGTGTCAACAAAGCCGTTCTTTCCAAAGACCCGAATGATTTCCCCAACGATTTTGAAGTGATTGCAATCTATGGCGGTACTCAAACATTGACACATTACAAATCGGGTAACAATTTCTGGAGCTATCCAAAACCCAACAAAGAAATACAAACCTTTGCGGATGTTATCTTTTACAAGGGTATGGCATACGCCGTGGATTTCCACAGCTGGATCGTCAGAATTTATCGCAAAAG GTATAAGCAAAGACCCGGTGGTAATAATTCCTCTCCTTGTTATCTCCGGTTCAAGACCATAAATGAAGGACTTTCGGAATATTTGTGGTGCAACTATTCTGGCAATGCTTATCTTGTGGAAACTTCCATGGGAGAGTTGCTACATGTTCGAAGAGACTACCTTACCATGGAAGAGAGAATTCGCAAGGATGTCGAGATAGAAGAGATGAGGAAAAGAGCTAGAGCAGAATATGAAGCTAGAATCCAAGAAGACCATGACCAACTAAGGGAGGAGATATCCAAGATTATGGATGAACTTGAAAACCAAAAAGTAGAAGAGTATGTTGAACCTGATCTAAGCAAGGATATAGAGCAGGAGTTACATAAATTTGATAAACCTCACTTGAGTGTGAATTTTACTGTGTTTAAACTAAATCTTCCGTTATCAAGGGGACAGAAGAACATCGAAACACTGAATGGCGAAATCTTATTCGTAGGAGACAATCATTCAATTTCAGTGCCGAGTTTAAGGTGTCCGACTCTTACTCCAAATTCAATATATTATACAGATGATTACGTAGATGTTTACTTTCAGAATCTTGCATTTGGTTCGTGTGATACCGGAGTGTTCAATgtagagaataaaaaatttggtaaaCACTTCGTTCCAAGCTTCTCGGCAAAAGGCATGCCACCGCCCATTTTTGTTATGCCCCGCTATAGATGTAATGCTAAAAGAATTGTTTag
- the LOC130979882 gene encoding uncharacterized protein LOC130979882 isoform X1 — MASMVEENNGNAASQWAILGDDILNRITDRFDDIYDYARFGAVCKPWLSFSHRFYKHKHHLFRANHQLPLLVVPMQDHKEIRGLYNIAKDILCNQIQFSLPYKRCCGSSHGWLFFVDNKSAQIELVLINPFASELEKSMIKLPPIQCDDGDRVMHMDEYGVNKAVLSKDPNDFPNDFEVIAIYGGTQTLTHYKSGNNFWSYPKPNKEIQTFADVIFYKGMAYAVDFHSWIVRIYRKRYKQRPGGNNSSPCYLRFKTINEGLSEYLWCNYSGNAYLVETSMGELLHVRRDYLTMEERIRKDVEIEEMRKRARAEYEARIQEDHDQLREEISKIMDELENQKVEEYVEPDLSKDIEQELHKFDKPHLSVNFTVFKLNLPLSRGQKNIETLNGEILFVGDNHSISVPSLRCPTLTPNSIYYTDDYVDVYFQNLAFGSCDTGVFNVENKKFGKHFVPSFSAKGMPPPIFVMPRYRCNAKRIV, encoded by the exons ATGGCATCAATGGTGGAGGAAAACAACGGCAATGCTGCATCTCAATGGGCAATTCTTGGCGATGACATATTGAATAGGATCACAGATAGGTTTGATGATATCTATGACTATGCTCGATTCGGTGCAGTGTGCAAACCTTGGCTCTCTTTCTCCCATAGATTTTACAAGCACAAACACCATCTTTTCCGCGCAAATCATCAACTTCCTCTGCTGGTGGTTCCTATGCAAGACCACAAAGAAATTCGTGGTTTGTACAACATAGCCAAAGATATTCTCTGCAATCAAATTCAATTCAGCCTTCCTTACAAAAGATGCTGTGGATCTTCTCATGGATGGTTGTTTTTCGTAGATAACAAATCGGCGCAAATAGAACTGGTTCTCATAAACCCGTTTGCAAGCGAATTGGAAAAATCCATGATCAAACTGCCGCCAATTCAGTGCGATGATGGTGACCGAGTGATGCACATGGACGAGTATGGTGTCAACAAAGCCGTTCTTTCCAAAGACCCGAATGATTTCCCCAACGATTTTGAAGTGATTGCAATCTATGGCGGTACTCAAACATTGACACATTACAAATCGGGTAACAATTTCTGGAGCTATCCAAAACCCAACAAAGAAATACAAACCTTTGCGGATGTTATCTTTTACAAGGGTATGGCATACGCCGTGGATTTCCACAGCTGGATCGTCAGAATTTATCGCAAAAG GTATAAGCAAAGACCCGGTGGTAATAATTCCTCTCCTTGTTATCTCCGGTTCAAGACCATAAATGAAGGACTTTCGGAATATTTGTGGTGCAACTATTCTGGCAATGCTTATCTTGTGGAAACTTCCATGGGAGAGTTGCTACATGTTCGAAGAGACTACCTTACCATGGAAGAGAGAATTCGCAAGGATGTCGAGATAGAAGAGATGAGGAAAAGAGCTAGAGCAGAATATGAAGCTAGAATCCAAGAAGACCATGACCAACTAAGGGAGGAGATATCCAAGATTATGGATGAACTTGAAAACCAAAAAGTAGAAGAGTATGTTGAACCTGATCTAAGCAAGGATATAGAGCAGGAGTTACATAAATTTGATAAACCTCACTTGAGTGTGAATTTTACTGTGTTTAAACTAAATCTTCCGTTATCAAGGGGACAGAAGAACATCGAAACACTGAATGGCGAAATCTTATTCGTAGGAGACAATCATTCAATTTCAGTGCCGAGTTTAAGGTGTCCGACTCTTACTCCAAATTCAATATATTATACAGATGATTACGTAGATGTTTACTTTCAGAATCTTGCATTTGGTTCGTGTGATACCGGAGTGTTCAATgtagagaataaaaaatttggtaaaCACTTCGTTCCAAGCTTCTCGGCAAAAGGCATGCCACCGCCCATTTTTGTTATGCCCCGCTATAGATGTAATGCTAAAAGAATTGTTTag